GAGTGGCACGGCCGCCTCGTCGACTGCCTCGGCGACCCGCCGGAGGACCGCTCGCCGGGCCGGGTCACAGGGTATCTGGGCGAGATAGCCGGGCTCGAAACTGTCGTAGGTCTCGATGACGATGGTCGCGAGTTTCTTCAGGTCAGTCTTCGGATTGGACTGCTGGGTGCGGAATATCGCCCGGTAGACGCGCTCGGGGTCGGTCTCGGGGAACTCACCGTGGGCCTCCGCGATAGCGGCGAGAGCGTCCAGCGCCACCGTCCGTGCTCGATACGGCTTTTCGAGCAGGTTCAGTAACGGACCGGCCGACGGGAGCGGCGCCCGCCCGTTTTTCACGAGGTCGGCGAGAGAGTCGAGCGCGGACTGCCACTCGTTGATCGGCGGGTCGTGGCCCTCCTTGGGCTCGACGCGGTCGAGCAGGGCCAGCAGTTCGTCGTATGGCGGGTCGGCCCAGAACGCGGGCGCGCTGCGGGCCGCGACGGTCCAGACAGTCGGGTCGCCGCTTCGAAGCCCCTCACGGACGGCGTCGATGTCGGGCAGCGTGCCATAGCGGGAGGTCTCGAGGAGGTCGCGCCGGGCCGCTGGGCCGCCCTCGTGGTCGGCGATGGTGGCCGCGTCGGCACGCTCGGCGACGCTCGGGTCGGCCCGTTCGATGGCCACCGCGATTCGGTTGCGGACCGCAACGTGTTCATCCTCGACGAGCGCGTCGAGCAGGGCCTCGACGACGGCTTCGCCGTAGATTGAGGCAAGCGTCGACGCCGCCAGTGCGCGGATTCGGGCGTCGCCGTCGGTCCGGAGAACGGCAAGCAGCGCGTCCCGGGTGGAGTCGGACACCGCTGGTTTGTCGGCCGCCGGGCCGTCGACGGCGCCCGCCTCTGGAGTGGTCAGCGCGGCCGCGACCACCCGAGCGCCGTCCGGCGTCGCCGAGTCGTCCACGACGGCCCAGAGCGACGCCTGCCCGCTACAGACCGGGTTGTAATGGCGCTTCTCGATGTCGCCGAGCACCGCGACGGCGTCGTCGACGGCGTCGGCGAGTCCACTCGCGAAACACAGTGCTGGGTCGTCGGCGCCGACTGCGTCGAAGTCCGGAACGGGGGTGTCGGGCTCCCTCCGAGTCCGCCGCCGGAGGTCCTTGGCGACGCGTTGCGGGTCGCCCCTCGCGTTGTCGTAGATGGCGGTCGCGAGCGTGGTCCGGGCGTGCACGTCGAGGCAATCCGCCGCTCGCCCGCGAATACGGGAATCGGGAGCGGTCCGGACGTAGCGGACCAATCCTTCGAGGGACTCGCGGCCACCATCTGCGTCGAGCGCACCGACGAGGACCCGTTCGTCGGCAGGCCGGCTCCCGTCGTCGTGGAGGGCGTCGACGAGGGCCGGGGCACCGTCGCCACGACGCCACAGCGCCCGGGCGGCGTCCCGGCGGCGGTCCGCATCGGTTCTGACGAGCGCCTCCAAGGCGGCCGTGTCGAAGCTGGCTGGCTCACGGAGGACCGCGCGGGTAGCTGCCGGCTTCAGTCCGGTTCGCTCCCGGAGTTCGGTCACCAGCTCCCCGATTCGGTCGGCGTCGAACCACGCGTCGTACAGCTCGGCGTCGCGGAGCCACGCCCGGACGAACGTGTCGCGGTCGAAGACGAGTCCGTCCTCGGGCCAACAGCCCAGTCGGTGTTCGACCCAGTGCCACTCGAATCGGATTCGGTCGCCATCGGCGGTGATTTTCGGCCGGAGTCCCTCGGCTCCGCCGGTGCTGGACTCCTCCTCACCGTCGACGAGGTCTCGTAGTCGGGCGCCTATCGCGGCCAGGAACTCTTCTGGGTCTTTCTGGTGCCAGCCGCTCGTCGTCCAGAGTGGCACCCCCGGGACGGTCACTCTGACAGCGTCGCCGTCGGGGTCGAACTCGATTCGGAGGTCGGACAATCGGCCCGCATATGGATTCCTGTCGTCGGCCAACACCGCTTGGACTCGAAGCTCGGTCGTCTCGATGCGGACGCGGTCGGGCCGCGTTGCCTCACACGCCGAGAGCGGCCCCGCGTACATCGGCCCGTCGCCCCAGAGAATCGACGACTCCCCGGGCCATACGCCTGGGCCGAACCCGATGCGGAGGAACGGTCCGGGGTTTCGCTGGCCGAATCGCACCCGTTGGACCGTCTTCCGTCCGACCAGTCGGACGGTCCCGTCGGCCGTCGAGACGCCCACCGGCTCGTCGGTCGCGTGGACCTCCTCTGGGGACACGGCGAGTCCTAGCGTTCGGGGTTCGTCGACATCGGCCGCGGTGAGGTGACCGTCAGGGTCACGGACCGGAACCGTGCCGGTCTCGTGTTCGAGGGCGAATCCGTCGTCACTCTCCCGGACCGTTCCCGGGAGAAACAGGTCGCTCTCGCACGTCATGGGATAGTTCCAACGACGGCTGGACATACTAAACAACCACTGTGACATTGCGACACACACCCAAGGCTCGGTGAGAGAAGGAGCCACACGTCATCTGTACTAATCGATAGATGACACGATCGAGAGTGCCGCGAGAAACATAGGCGATGGTCCTGGTTGGGGCGATAATCACGACCACCTCTTCAAACAAGCCGGAACTGGAAATCCCTCTTCGTTTCAGCGTCTGTTGAGCGAATATGTTGCTCACTGCTGATGCGCACGCCTCAGTCATCCTTTCGAAGGCCGAAGACGTCTATTTTCGACCTCTCACCGATTCTGTCTCTAATCAGTAAACTTATTGACGAGTCGAAATACGCGATAACCAATGCCCTACACACCGCTATTCGCTCCGGATGAGTTTTTCGCTCCGGATGAGTTTTCCGCTCAACGGCCTCCGTCACTAGCCGGTGCCGCGATCATCTTAATTTTCACAAGTGTCGTCGCCGTTGCGAGTGGGGTGCCGTACGCAGACCAATTTCCGTCCGAATTCACGCCCGAAGGACTTGTGTTCGTGTTTCTCATTGCCGGTTTAATCGGCGGTGCTGCTCTCTGGACCGTATTGACAGTTCCCGTGTATCTCCTGACCGCGATCGTTGGCGGCACTGGCTCGATCGCCCGGACTGCGGCAAACATCGGATGGGCATCGCTTCCGCTCTTGTTGCGACACACGATTCTGACACTCACTATCTGGGTCCTCACGCTTACCGGAGACGCTCCACCGATAGCGATGACTCAAATGCAGCCTCCGTCTCCGTTGTTCCTATTTAATCTCCTCACCGGTGTCATCACCTACGTTTGGCTCGGGTATCTTTTCACGTACGCCATCCGGGATGCTCGAAATCTGGATATTCGACGCTCGGCTGGCGTCGCAGGAATTGTGATTATGATCCCGCTGCTTAATACTGCTTTGAGCCTCTTTGGAGTGTTTTAGCAGAAGTTTCGATTCTGATGATCTGCTGAAACCCTCCGGAACTGAGCGGAAATGGTTGTTGGGTACAGAGGATGTACTGATCGTTGGTCTGCTCGGTTGAGCATGCTGCGATAATCACGACCAAATTTCCCGGAACAAATCAGTACTGAAAATCCCTCTTCGTTGCAGCGTCGGTTTAACGAATACGTTGCTCAGTCAGTTTGCGTATTGAATTTTCAGGTTAGCAGCAGTTGTTCCCATCGGGATTCCATTCACACGCATCGCCCGTTGTGAGACTCTCCTCATCAATATGAGCGGAAAGACAGGCGTGGTTACAGAAGTACTCCGCTGACCCGCAGTCATCAGTATAGTCGCCGACACAGATGGGCTCATGGTCAAAGATTCGCGACTCGCAGTACACACATACCTCGTCAACGTCGTGTGTTTCGATAGTAGTCGACATACGTGTACTAAGAACCCTCTCAGTCAAAACGCTGATTCACTTGTTCTGTTCCATCGTTTGCCCCCACAAGGATTAATCCCTGTCAACGCGAACGTCAACGTAACAATGGCGACCGCAGATGAGCAGATTCGAGTTAGCGACACGGTGAAGCGAGAACTTGACCGCCGCCGTCGGGAGGGCGAGAGCTATAACGATGTGTTGCAGCGGATGCTTGAGGACGACCGCGACCTCATGGCTGGGTTCGGGCGGTGGTCAGACGAACAGGCTGACCGGGCCCGAGAGGCACGTGAGAAGTCCAAGCAGAAGTCGAAAGACCGGATGCGTCGGCTGGCGGACGACGAATGAAAGTACTCGACGCGACATTTCTCATCGACTATCTCAACGGTGTCGACGCCACCGCCGAGTATCTACTGGCCCATGACGATGAACGGTTCATTATCCCGGCCCCAGCGTACGCTGAGGTCCTCGTCGGAGAGGGGAATGTCCTGGACGGCGATGTAGCAGCGGTAAAAGCCGACCTCTCGTGGGGTGAGGTTTACGAGACCGACGAGGAGACAGCCGAGATAGCCGGCGAAATCGCTAGCGAGGTTGGACCGCAAGGCCCGTTCCTCGCGGGAATGGATGGTCTCATCGCCGCCGTGGGCCGAGAACTTGATGCACCCGTGGTTTCCGGTGACAGTGATCTTACGCACGATGAGACCAAGCGGGTCGTGGACGTTGAAGAGTATCGTTGAGTGACGGGGTCTGGTTGATTTCGGGTGTGATCCCTGTGCTCGTTGTACTGACCGTTAGAAAGCTTGGTTGAGCATCGGGCGATAATCACGAGCAGTTTCCTGAAGAGAGCTACCAGCTCTGATTACCGTGAGAGGCACGCGCAGAGATCGAATACGCAGAAACCAAGCCAAAGGACAGTACTCACAGAGTTGATTTCGGATTTCTGGGTCGGGCCAGCTACTCAGTAGATTTGTGCACGGGCTGCAGCGATTGTGCCAGTTCAAAGAGGTTTCCAGTAGCCGTGCAAGATACATCGCGCATAGTCCCCGCTGGAGAACCCAGCAATCGAGCTCTACAGTTTACCGGCGTCAGATTCGTAGTTACGCTGGCGTTTTGCTCTCATCTAGCAGGGTGGAAAACGATGCTTGCCGTACTCTCTTTGGCACCTGCTAATAGTCTCACTGATTACCCGCCTCCAAGCGCACTTCCGAAATACAAAAATATCAGATATACATAAGTGTCAGAATTAGCTTACGAATGCCTCGACAGCGTGATCGTCAGGACTGACAGAGCCATCGGTGCGTGGTGCCGCCCACCGTACTTCGTATATAAAACTGTCTGGACACTGGCTCTTCGTACACTGGATAGGTCTCGTGTCCCGGCCAGAAATAGCAGATACACCCGCTGACGCGACGGTAGCAGCAACCCGACCGGCACACTCGCTGCCTTCGGACCACGAGACGAACACCAGTCTATCATGTTTAGGGACTCCGAAGGGCTCACTGTACATCTCTGTCTCCGCCCGTACGAACGATTTCTCGAGCCCATCTGTGACGGGATGTCTGCGATAAACGGTCCATAGGTGCTTTCGCTCGGCGGATACGCGGTAATCAAGCAACCATGGTGTCACCGTGAGTCGCTTGAACGGGTTCGGGAAGTGCGCAGAGTGGAACGGGCCAAAACCCACCATATCGTATATTTCTGAAATATCATACTGGGAGTTCTATATCTGATATAATTATGGGCACGGTGCCCCAGCATACCAGCACCCCTGTCTCGTCTAGCACTCTGGGGGTCATGCCGTGATTGGGTTCGGCATCCGTCGCGACGCGACCCTCGTGACCGGCTGCTCGAGAATGGCAACGACTAACTCGTGGTATCAACCATCCAATTAGGTATCATCTCCCCTGTTTCATACAGCCCGACTAGACAGTTGGCGCCTCCTCGTCGGAGACGGTGTCCCAATCCGCCGGTGAGAGTACGTGGCCATCGAACTCACCAGCCTCAGGGTAGGCGGTCGTGACCAGATATTCGGTTCTGGCACTGAGATAGTCCACGAGGGTGTGGATGTGCTCGCTGGCCAGTCCTCCGAGGTCATCGAGGAGGATACAGGGGACCTGGTCAGCGACGTCGAACGCTTCGTGGCCGGCGAGTGCTGCGATGAGCCCGATTAGCTCGACCTCGCCTTCGGAGAGTGCATCGACAGATATCTCACGACCGTCCCGGGCGATGAGCAGTTCCAGTTGCTCGGTGCGGCCGGAGTCCGGGTCGACGTGCTGTTTCAGTCGCGCCCGCTCGAAGCTCGGATTGAACTTGTCGACGACGTCTTCGAGCGCCTCAGTGAAGGCGTTGCGTGCAGTCCTGATTACCCGCTCGTGCCGTGAGCGCAACGCTTCGATCTCGTCTGAGAGCGAATCGAGGCGCTCTTGGAGTTGCTCACGCTGCTGGGCCTGTGATTCCAGTTGCTCATGCTCCTCCCGATGGCGTTCGAGCTTCGTTTCCGTCCGCGCGATTTCCTGGTCGAGTGATTTCCGTCGGTCGTCGGTTTCCTGGACTCGTGTTTCGAGCGTTTCGACGCGCTCACTGCACTCTGTGAGTTCGTTTTCGGCCTGCGAGAGTTCTTCGCGCGAGTCCGCAAGATTCGTCCGGAGCTCGCTCAGACCGTCTTCGAGTGACTGTTTCCGCCGCCGCTGTTGCTCCGTCTCGCGCTGTTTATCCTGGAGTTCCGACACCGTCGATTGCAGCTCCGACCGCTGTGCTCGGCGGTCGGAGATGGCATCGCTCAGCCCGTCCATCTGTTGGTCGATATCGTCGCGTGTCGTGTCACTGCCACAGACCCAGCAGGTGAGATAGTCGCTGTCGATTCGGCGCTCCACGTCCGAGACGACGTCGAGGTGTCCCTGGTCGAGTACTTGCTTCGTAGCGTTGTACAGCGCTTCCAGCGTCTCGATTTCCTGGTCGATATCCCGGAGTGCGCGCTCTTTCTCAGCCAGGGTCTCGGGCAGGTCGGGGTCTGCTGAGACTGTCAGCTCCTCCAGTTCGCTCTCTTTCTCCGAAATCTGTGCTTCCAGCGATTCGATTTTCCCTTCGAGTCGGTTGACGCGCTGACTGGTTTGCTCGCGCTCGCGGCGCGCCTGCGTGAGTTCCGAACGGAGTTCTGTCTGGTCACCGCCCGCACCGGTATCGCCGTCGAGTGTGTCGGCCTCCGCCTGTAGTTTTTCGAGTTCTGACTCGAGTTTGTTGATGGCGTCAGTCTTCCCTGGCAGCTTCTCCGCCGCCTGTTGTGCGCGGTCGAGTTCGGATTCGACCGTCTCTCGCTCCGCTTTCAGCTGTGCAATCTGCTCTTCGATGTCCTCCTGTTCCAGTGGTTGAACGAGATGTGGGGTGAGGTCATCGCCTTCGCGAACCGCCCTGCGAATCCGGTTTCGCTCGTCCAGAAAGGCGAACAGTTCGGCGGCGGCCCGCGCGCGCTCGTCGGTCAGATAGGGCTGGCCGTCTGCGACGACCGTCTCACCAGTCCGCCGAAGCGCGCGCTCGTACTCGTGGTCCTGTGTCTGTAACCGAACGTGACCCTCCGCTGCACCGTCGGTGAGGGTCGCGGACGTGACAGACCCACCCAGTACTGTCCGTAGGGCGGTTACCAGCGACGTTTTTCCCTGCCAGTTGCTTGCCTGCACGGCGTTGATGCCGGACTCGACGGTCGCCTCGCCGTTGCGAATTCCGGCAATATTCGAAATCTCGAGGTCCCACATATACATTATTACTGGTGACCGGTGACTTAAATCGGTCGCTCAGTGGCGGATTCTCCCCCGGGACAGTCAGTCGTCACGGTGGTCAGCACAGACATAGCCCTGCTCGTAGGCTTGCTCGACGGTGACGCGAGTCGGACACTCCGGACAGGAGAGGTACGATTGGACCTGCAACTGTGCGCCGTCGACATCGCTGATCCGGCCTTTGTTTCCGAGTGATTGCAGTGCCGATTCGAGGTGTGAGCGGTACGTGTTGGTCGCGACGCGTACCCGGTCTATCTCCCACTCCGTCTCTGCACTGGAACTGTCCTTGGTCGTGTCGAGGCAGTCTTTCAGATGGCGTGAGAGCGTGCTCTTGCCGATGAACTGCTTCGTCGTCGTCTCGCTATCGATGCCGTCGTCGGCGAGTTCCGAGCGGAGTTCTGCCCGCTTGTGGTCCGGGATATCGTTCCCCTGGAGCACCTCGTAATCCGAATCGAGACGGACACTCGAGTCGGAGCGCCCGTGGTCGCGATAGATTGCCTTGAGCACCTGCTTGTTGAACCACTCCGAGAGCGTGCGAAGACCGGCCGAGTCCGTCTCGCCCTCCCCGGTCCATCTGGCGACGAGATACGAGTCGAGGTCCCCCTCGAAACGGGCGGGTGGGGAGAGACCGTGGGTGGCCCGAACGCGATCGACTTTACAGCAATGCGTCGTTCCCATCGATTTGACGCTAAGACAGTCCCCGGTACTAAGATTTGTGGTCGCTACGAGAGGCCCGTCGTGGAACAGCTATGGGACGGATATAGGGTGTCCCAGACCGGGGCAAGGCACCGAGCCTTTTTGGGACGGGTATAGTGGTGTCCCAGATGGGGAAAATAGGAACTGGACGCCCTGTCACCGCCGGCTCACGGCATCGAAATTTCGAGTTCGAACTCGTTAGCGATGCCCAGAACCTGGTTCGGGAGTTCGGTCTCGAACCAATCGTCGTCCATGCGCTTTGCGGGGCTTGCAGCGCTGAACGAGCCGATAACGCGGTCATCGGGGCCCGTAACCGGCACGCCGACTGCTTTGATGCCGTCGAGTTGCTCCTCGTGGTTGAACGCGAAGCCGCGGTCCCGTATCTCGTCGAGTTCCGCGAACAGTTCGTCACGGTCGGTAATCGACCGGTCGGTCTCGGGTTCGAGGCCGTGGCGGTCGATAATCTCGTCGACACGCTGGCGTGGCAGCGACGCGAGAATCGACTTGCCGCTGGCCGAGACGTGCAGTGGCGCCTGTTTGCCGATAGTCGAGTAGTTCCACACGGCGTGTTTCCCGGAGTGGGTGTAGAGGTAGACGCCGCGACCGTGCTCCTCGACGAGGAAGACGGCTCGGCAGTCGGTCTCCTCGGCCAGCTGTTCCGTGTACGACTGGATGACCTGGTGCTCGTCCCGGAGGTTGCGAACGTGGGTTCCGAGTCGCAGGAACTCGAGACTCAGCCGGTAGAAATCACCATCCTTCGCGACGAACTCTTCCTCGACCAGCGTTGCGAGATGGCTGTGGACCGTACTCGACGCCATGTCGAGCCTGTCGGCGAGTTCGGTCACCCGCACCGGCCCGTGGTCCTCTAGCGCCCGGACGATTTCCAGGGTGGTCCGTGTCGTCTGCAGGGTGCGTGACTGTGTGTCGTTGTCCATGCGCACACTCTACGCGGACAGTATATAAAATCCATTGCTGGGGGACACGTAGTGCGTGCTATTGTGTCGCACTCGGGTCTTCGTTGCTCGATACTCGATTCGTACCGTCCGACACTGCGTACAGCGGACGTAGCGGCGTTCTCCGTACCGAATCCCCAATCGATATATAAAATCCCCTCGACGGGGACGGCAGCGAAAAGCTGTCCACCTGGGTGACGAACCGACCAGAAAGTTGTGATTGGAATATTCTCCCGCTTCATTCGAAAGAATCCTCGCTGATTAAACCACGCGCGAGAGACTGTGAGAGAGCGATTCACGAGATGGGGATTTGCGGACGATAAATCGTTATAGACTGAGCATCCAGCACCGCCACTCACCGCCGTTGACGTGTGGAAAAACAGGGGGGCGAGACGACCCGGTCAGAGACCCAGCATCGCGCGGGTCTCGTCGGTGTCAGCGATGGGGCGGTTCAGCTCATCGGCGATACGGGCCGTGCGTTCGACGAACTGCGCGTTGCTCTCGGCGAGTTCGCCCTTGCGGTAGTAGATGTTGTCTTCCATCCCAACCCGGACGTGTCCGCCCATCGTGATGGCCATCGTCGTGAGGGGGAGCTGGTGTCGCCCGACCGCGAGCGCCTGCCACTCGGCGGGCTCGGGGAGGTTATCCACGAGGTTCACCAGGTTACGCGGATGGGCCGGAGTCCCCGTCTGCATTCCGAGGATGAGGGTACACCAGTACGGGGTATCGAGGAGCCCCTCGTCGACGAGATGCTCCATCTCGGGGTAGTGGCCGGGGTTGAAGACCTCTAGCTCGGGTTTCACGCCTGCATCCCGCAGGCGCTGTGCGTACTCCTCGTTTTGCTCACGGGTGTTCACGGCCGTCCTGGTCTGCCCGAAGTTCATCGGCCCGAGGTCCATGGTGGCCATCTCCGGGCCCGGGTCGGTCTCCAGTACCGGCGCGATGCGCTCCTCGCGGGAGAAGATGCCCCCGCCGCCAGTCGTGAAGTTGACGATGATATCGTCGCAGTACTCGTCGATGGTGTCGAGCAGTTCCTGGTACCGGGCGACGGACTTCGTCTTCTCGCCGTTCTCGTCTCTGGCGTGGAGGTGGACGATGGAGGCGCCGGCTTCCTCACACGCCGCGAGGTCCTGTGCCACCTCGACGGGCTGTTCCGGGAGATTCGGATTGGCGTCTTTCCCGTGGTGGCCTCCGGTTGTCGCGACGCTGATTATCAGCTTCTTCTCGAAGTAGTCGGCGTACCCGCTGTAAGGCATGGTGATAATCGACTCGGAACTGATATTTAACCGTTGTGGTGGTGCGTCGGTGTGAGTCTGGGGCAGGGCCACCAGCGACCCGGTCTGATATCCGTCAACCGACCGCCGAGCGCCCCTGTGTAGCGGTTTCGGCATTTCAGGAGCGATTGGACCACCCCCGAGAGACGGCGTGTCACACCAAGATTTATATACCAAGTGTAACACTTCTGTGCCATGCGTCCCGAGAGTACCGCAATCGTCACCGGTGGCGCCCGCGGTATCGGACAGTCGATCTGTGTAGAGCTCGCCCGCCGTGGGGCCTCAGTCGTCGTCGCCGACCTCGACAGCGAGGAGATGGCAGAGACGAAGGAACTGGTCGAGGAGACAGGCCAGCGCTGTGAACTCGTCGAAACGGACGTCGCCTCCAGCGAGAGCGTCCAGAAGACGGTCGAGTGGGTCCTCGAGGAGTTCGGGTCCATCGAATACCTGGTCAACAACGCCGGCATCGCCGGGCCGACAGCACCCTGTGAGGAAGTCTCCACCGAAGAGTGGGAGCAGACACTTGCAGTCAACCTCAAGGGTCCGTTCCAGATGTGTCGTGAAGTCCTGCCCCACATGAGAGCAGAGTCATTCGGCCGGATCGTCAACATCGCGTCGGTGACCGGGAAACGTCCCCTGCCGAACCGAACGCCCTATGCGACGAGCAAGATGGGCGTCATTGGATTCACGCGAACCCTCGCTGCCGAGGTGGGTGAGGAGAATATCAACGTCAACGCGGTCTGTCCCGGGTCGGTCGATGGGCCACGCATCAGACGAGTGTTCGAGCGGCAGGCGGACGAAACCGGCCAGACCTACGAAGAGGTCCGTGCGGAGGTCGAACGCGAGGCTGCCCGCGGCGAGCTGGTGGACCGCGAAGACGTCGCCGGCCTGGTCGGCTTCCTCTGTTCCGAGCAGTCAGAACGGATTACCGGTCAGGATATCAACGTCTCTGCGGGCAAGGTGATGTACTGACTCTCCCCTCGGAACACGCAGGAAGGCGGCGTCACAACTGGCTATACGCACCGGCCGCTGAGAGGTAGAGATGCCGTTGAATCGGGCCAGGTGATTCTGCATGAACAAAACATATATATAGTAACTGTCTGAATTGAGGGTGTATGACGGGCAAGCAGTCTCGAGAGAGTAGACGGTCGTTTATCAATCAACTCGCCGGTACAGCCGGGCTAGCCGCCATGGCCTCGCTGGCGGGCTGTGGTGGATCGTCCGGTAGCGGCGATGACTCGCTGACTTCGATGGGCTCGATCGCCAACCGAAACAACTCCTACTGGCTGAGCT
This portion of the Haloarcula salinisoli genome encodes:
- a CDS encoding HEAT repeat domain-containing protein is translated as MTCESDLFLPGTVRESDDGFALEHETGTVPVRDPDGHLTAADVDEPRTLGLAVSPEEVHATDEPVGVSTADGTVRLVGRKTVQRVRFGQRNPGPFLRIGFGPGVWPGESSILWGDGPMYAGPLSACEATRPDRVRIETTELRVQAVLADDRNPYAGRLSDLRIEFDPDGDAVRVTVPGVPLWTTSGWHQKDPEEFLAAIGARLRDLVDGEEESSTGGAEGLRPKITADGDRIRFEWHWVEHRLGCWPEDGLVFDRDTFVRAWLRDAELYDAWFDADRIGELVTELRERTGLKPAATRAVLREPASFDTAALEALVRTDADRRRDAARALWRRGDGAPALVDALHDDGSRPADERVLVGALDADGGRESLEGLVRYVRTAPDSRIRGRAADCLDVHARTTLATAIYDNARGDPQRVAKDLRRRTRREPDTPVPDFDAVGADDPALCFASGLADAVDDAVAVLGDIEKRHYNPVCSGQASLWAVVDDSATPDGARVVAAALTTPEAGAVDGPAADKPAVSDSTRDALLAVLRTDGDARIRALAASTLASIYGEAVVEALLDALVEDEHVAVRNRIAVAIERADPSVAERADAATIADHEGGPAARRDLLETSRYGTLPDIDAVREGLRSGDPTVWTVAARSAPAFWADPPYDELLALLDRVEPKEGHDPPINEWQSALDSLADLVKNGRAPLPSAGPLLNLLEKPYRARTVALDALAAIAEAHGEFPETDPERVYRAIFRTQQSNPKTDLKKLATIVIETYDSFEPGYLAQIPCDPARRAVLRRVAEAVDEAAVPLLLAYADDDDDQMVQRVLYQLRSHPEHVPVEGLDVDLAANNRALLLYKLVALAAIDTDDTERARAFVDEVRELTRDDRWYVRAKGLAVLAYIAAFADTYWDEVVGVAAEDPSTVVRRVGLAGLGGGPLDAVEEWAVSIATDGAEPVLVREYAWSLLCDRAGELSADALDRLDGRLDTNPPLLRPVVYETLTAAGRDPPVSPGDDAGFPDLPGPDADRGTDIDDPDADLGPLRDIVRDGDDADRRVAALYRLGLCYRAADEIEVTDVIDPIEDALADANAARAVRETAALVLVLIHHRRAFDALDAAAPERIGSEADAT
- a CDS encoding YIP1 family protein → MPYTPLFAPDEFFAPDEFSAQRPPSLAGAAIILIFTSVVAVASGVPYADQFPSEFTPEGLVFVFLIAGLIGGAALWTVLTVPVYLLTAIVGGTGSIARTAANIGWASLPLLLRHTILTLTIWVLTLTGDAPPIAMTQMQPPSPLFLFNLLTGVITYVWLGYLFTYAIRDARNLDIRRSAGVAGIVIMIPLLNTALSLFGVF
- a CDS encoding antitoxin VapB family protein, which gives rise to MATADEQIRVSDTVKRELDRRRREGESYNDVLQRMLEDDRDLMAGFGRWSDEQADRAREAREKSKQKSKDRMRRLADDE
- a CDS encoding PIN domain-containing protein; this translates as MKVLDATFLIDYLNGVDATAEYLLAHDDERFIIPAPAYAEVLVGEGNVLDGDVAAVKADLSWGEVYETDEETAEIAGEIASEVGPQGPFLAGMDGLIAAVGRELDAPVVSGDSDLTHDETKRVVDVEEYR
- a CDS encoding archaea-specific SMC-related protein, yielding MWDLEISNIAGIRNGEATVESGINAVQASNWQGKTSLVTALRTVLGGSVTSATLTDGAAEGHVRLQTQDHEYERALRRTGETVVADGQPYLTDERARAAAELFAFLDERNRIRRAVREGDDLTPHLVQPLEQEDIEEQIAQLKAERETVESELDRAQQAAEKLPGKTDAINKLESELEKLQAEADTLDGDTGAGGDQTELRSELTQARREREQTSQRVNRLEGKIESLEAQISEKESELEELTVSADPDLPETLAEKERALRDIDQEIETLEALYNATKQVLDQGHLDVVSDVERRIDSDYLTCWVCGSDTTRDDIDQQMDGLSDAISDRRAQRSELQSTVSELQDKQRETEQQRRRKQSLEDGLSELRTNLADSREELSQAENELTECSERVETLETRVQETDDRRKSLDQEIARTETKLERHREEHEQLESQAQQREQLQERLDSLSDEIEALRSRHERVIRTARNAFTEALEDVVDKFNPSFERARLKQHVDPDSGRTEQLELLIARDGREISVDALSEGEVELIGLIAALAGHEAFDVADQVPCILLDDLGGLASEHIHTLVDYLSARTEYLVTTAYPEAGEFDGHVLSPADWDTVSDEEAPTV
- the rdfA gene encoding rod-determining factor RdfA — protein: MGTTHCCKVDRVRATHGLSPPARFEGDLDSYLVARWTGEGETDSAGLRTLSEWFNKQVLKAIYRDHGRSDSSVRLDSDYEVLQGNDIPDHKRAELRSELADDGIDSETTTKQFIGKSTLSRHLKDCLDTTKDSSSAETEWEIDRVRVATNTYRSHLESALQSLGNKGRISDVDGAQLQVQSYLSCPECPTRVTVEQAYEQGYVCADHRDD
- a CDS encoding IclR family transcriptional regulator codes for the protein MDNDTQSRTLQTTRTTLEIVRALEDHGPVRVTELADRLDMASSTVHSHLATLVEEEFVAKDGDFYRLSLEFLRLGTHVRNLRDEHQVIQSYTEQLAEETDCRAVFLVEEHGRGVYLYTHSGKHAVWNYSTIGKQAPLHVSASGKSILASLPRQRVDEIIDRHGLEPETDRSITDRDELFAELDEIRDRGFAFNHEEQLDGIKAVGVPVTGPDDRVIGSFSAASPAKRMDDDWFETELPNQVLGIANEFELEISMP
- a CDS encoding 3-keto-5-aminohexanoate cleavage protein, with the protein product MPYSGYADYFEKKLIISVATTGGHHGKDANPNLPEQPVEVAQDLAACEEAGASIVHLHARDENGEKTKSVARYQELLDTIDEYCDDIIVNFTTGGGGIFSREERIAPVLETDPGPEMATMDLGPMNFGQTRTAVNTREQNEEYAQRLRDAGVKPELEVFNPGHYPEMEHLVDEGLLDTPYWCTLILGMQTGTPAHPRNLVNLVDNLPEPAEWQALAVGRHQLPLTTMAITMGGHVRVGMEDNIYYRKGELAESNAQFVERTARIADELNRPIADTDETRAMLGL
- a CDS encoding SDR family NAD(P)-dependent oxidoreductase, translating into MRPESTAIVTGGARGIGQSICVELARRGASVVVADLDSEEMAETKELVEETGQRCELVETDVASSESVQKTVEWVLEEFGSIEYLVNNAGIAGPTAPCEEVSTEEWEQTLAVNLKGPFQMCREVLPHMRAESFGRIVNIASVTGKRPLPNRTPYATSKMGVIGFTRTLAAEVGEENINVNAVCPGSVDGPRIRRVFERQADETGQTYEEVRAEVEREAARGELVDREDVAGLVGFLCSEQSERITGQDINVSAGKVMY